The following are encoded in a window of Brevibacillus sp. DP1.3A genomic DNA:
- a CDS encoding YkvA family protein, which translates to MAKHEKRFLKNYESKASEYLNDKEKASSLLKKAMKKADKRAIGDVWENLQLLFSIFGDWTSGKYRTIPVKSILMIIGGILYFVSPVDAITDFIPVVGLLDDATIIGLVFRQVSSDLTLYKEWKQKGFLQE; encoded by the coding sequence ATGGCTAAACATGAAAAGAGGTTTCTTAAAAATTACGAATCAAAAGCCTCTGAATATCTAAACGATAAAGAAAAAGCATCTAGTCTCCTTAAAAAAGCAATGAAAAAAGCAGATAAAAGAGCGATCGGAGATGTTTGGGAGAATTTACAGCTACTCTTTAGTATTTTCGGTGATTGGACGAGTGGAAAATACCGAACAATCCCTGTTAAATCCATCTTGATGATTATTGGTGGGATTTTGTACTTTGTTTCACCTGTAGACGCCATCACAGATTTTATTCCTGTTGTTGGTTTACTAGATGACGCGACCATCATTGGATTGGTGTTTCGACAAGTGAGCAGCGACCTTACTCTATACAAAGAATGGAAACAAAAAGGATTTTTACAGGAATAG
- a CDS encoding DoxX family protein: MIGLRIFAKWVLIVGLCLMFLSSGIYKLIGHPETTLAFQAFGFPHWFQVVIGLGEVLGGLGLLMKKYTRYAAYTLAVIMLGATITLLLHGDTTTVAIPFVLLLVFLLIGRQSGSKKQPNHATSV; this comes from the coding sequence ATGATAGGTCTGCGTATTTTCGCAAAATGGGTATTGATCGTAGGGTTGTGCTTGATGTTTCTTTCATCTGGTATTTATAAGCTGATTGGACATCCAGAGACAACACTCGCTTTCCAAGCATTCGGGTTTCCCCATTGGTTCCAAGTTGTGATCGGTTTAGGCGAAGTGCTCGGCGGATTGGGCTTACTAATGAAAAAGTATACGCGTTACGCCGCTTATACGCTCGCAGTGATTATGCTTGGTGCTACAATCACTCTTCTTTTACACGGTGATACGACTACTGTAGCGATTCCGTTTGTCTTACTCCTTGTTTTCTTGCTGATCGGTCGCCAGAGTGGAAGCAAAAAACAGCCGAATCATGCTACGTCGGTTTAA
- a CDS encoding YmaF family protein, whose amino-acid sequence MAKKKRLKWKLKSKSATRIQRHVHEFLGSTQLAEEGADRHNHRFAGVTGQAIPRGKSHVHVIRSNTDFFNHLHRVRIVTGPAIPVGNGKHVHFVRGTTTFNDGHVHRFKFATLIQKPLL is encoded by the coding sequence ATGGCTAAGAAAAAAAGATTAAAATGGAAGTTAAAAAGTAAAAGTGCAACAAGAATTCAGAGACATGTTCATGAGTTTTTAGGTAGCACGCAGCTTGCAGAAGAAGGAGCAGATCGACACAATCACCGTTTTGCTGGCGTCACTGGTCAAGCAATCCCAAGAGGAAAAAGCCACGTTCATGTCATTCGGTCCAATACAGACTTCTTCAATCATCTCCATCGCGTGCGAATTGTAACTGGACCCGCAATTCCGGTTGGAAATGGAAAGCATGTTCATTTTGTGAGAGGAACTACCACGTTTAACGATGGTCACGTCCATCGGTTCAAATTCGCGACGTTGATTCAGAAGCCGCTCCTCTAA
- a CDS encoding GNAT family N-acetyltransferase, with product MKNTVFAVTLFHEGTAIGMGRIIGDGGCFYQIVDIAVVPEHQKKGLGKVIMQHLMDYLDKNAPKTAYVSLIADVPADQLYEQFGFAYTAPRSVRMYKWFK from the coding sequence TTGAAGAATACAGTGTTTGCGGTCACCCTTTTTCATGAAGGAACCGCGATTGGAATGGGAAGAATCATCGGTGACGGTGGCTGTTTTTATCAAATTGTGGACATTGCCGTGGTTCCGGAACACCAGAAAAAGGGACTCGGAAAGGTCATCATGCAGCACCTCATGGACTATTTAGATAAAAACGCTCCCAAGACCGCCTATGTAAGCCTGATCGCTGATGTTCCTGCGGATCAACTATACGAACAGTTCGGGTTTGCCTATACGGCTCCTCGTTCTGTAAGGATGTACAAGTGGTTTAAATAA
- a CDS encoding ABC transporter permease codes for MNIVNQLTLRYMKQNKSRTLVTIIGVIISVAMLTAVFSISSSFMDMMQRNAIAYSGKWQAAFLDVAGEDVALITNTEAIERYDIDQELGFARLSNSANRVKPYLYITGHSDHDVIGVSPIEGRLPKNENELALSSQFLQTAGVSWKVGDVVTLDFGKRSLDIDGKREMLGNDEAYESKEVFTPTKTKTYTITGIVQAPAREQDALAAYRAFSGLSEGALEEGVPYTVSVEYKDFKGLGNNIYETSDTIASKVSGVKNQVNEDKIKYNRDLLLYFGISNDSRFLNTMYLAVFTVGSIILIGSFSLIYNAFSISLSERSRTLGMLSSVGATKQQKRASVFFEAAVIGVIAIPAGLFFGSIGIGVTLHLLSPFIQKMFVVSEPMRLVIEPYSIIAVILFSILTLLISAWLPAVRASRITPITAIRQTKDIEIKGKDVRTSKMTRKLFGFEAELGLKNLKRNKHHYRSTVFSLAISVILYLAASSFSLYMDKSYNMAQAPLPYDLSVYARGADLERVRSLTNELMSVQNAITKVKTQLLYNDLYLSENEVTTDISSRHTLNPDGKYNMSAKIVSLDEASFAAYLQSAGIDAKKLEGDEISAILVNQITLKEKHNFTDITQLTAQEGSEIPLTLIEGAKVRIASITDKRPPFMLRYEEDVSSVTFVVSEQDFDKLRELGNDMLSEQIFSEVQFTTEQSAALENEINPIINKYPDVHVYTTNLIEERQDAMNRATVISVFLYGFVVLIGLICMANIINTISTGMALRKREFAMLASVGMTPKGMKKMLRFEGFFYGMKSLIYGLPISLCVMFFIYMSLSRNFAFAFTVPWADIIIAGIGVFFIVGTSILYATRKHKEQNIVESLKNENI; via the coding sequence ATGAATATCGTGAATCAGCTCACATTACGTTATATGAAGCAGAATAAGAGTCGTACCCTTGTTACAATCATTGGGGTTATCATTTCTGTCGCAATGCTTACAGCAGTATTTTCGATTAGTAGTTCTTTCATGGATATGATGCAGAGAAACGCGATTGCCTACTCTGGTAAATGGCAGGCAGCTTTTCTGGATGTTGCAGGAGAAGATGTTGCGCTTATTACAAATACAGAAGCAATTGAAAGATACGACATTGACCAGGAACTCGGATTTGCACGACTTTCTAACTCTGCAAACAGGGTTAAGCCTTATTTGTACATTACTGGACACAGTGATCATGATGTAATAGGGGTGAGCCCAATTGAAGGGCGTTTGCCTAAGAATGAAAATGAACTTGCACTTTCATCCCAGTTTCTTCAAACCGCCGGTGTTAGCTGGAAGGTTGGAGATGTCGTCACATTAGATTTTGGTAAACGTAGCTTGGATATAGATGGTAAGAGAGAGATGTTGGGCAACGATGAAGCCTATGAATCAAAGGAAGTCTTTACGCCTACAAAGACGAAAACATACACCATTACCGGGATCGTTCAAGCACCAGCTAGAGAGCAGGATGCACTGGCTGCATACCGTGCATTTAGTGGTCTTTCTGAGGGTGCTTTGGAGGAGGGTGTTCCCTACACGGTAAGTGTTGAATATAAGGATTTTAAAGGTTTAGGGAATAATATTTATGAAACGAGTGACACGATCGCTAGTAAAGTGAGCGGAGTAAAAAATCAAGTGAATGAAGATAAAATCAAGTACAATCGGGATCTTTTGCTTTATTTTGGGATTTCGAATGATTCCCGCTTTCTTAACACCATGTATCTGGCAGTCTTTACCGTTGGAAGCATCATTCTGATTGGATCTTTCTCACTCATTTACAACGCGTTTTCGATCTCGCTTTCAGAGCGTAGTCGCACTTTGGGGATGTTATCTAGCGTAGGGGCGACCAAACAGCAAAAAAGGGCTTCTGTATTTTTTGAAGCTGCTGTGATCGGGGTCATAGCTATTCCAGCTGGGTTGTTTTTCGGGTCTATTGGTATTGGGGTTACTCTCCATTTGCTTAGTCCATTCATTCAAAAAATGTTTGTCGTTAGTGAACCGATGCGATTGGTGATAGAGCCGTACAGTATAATTGCTGTCATTTTGTTTTCCATTTTGACACTACTCATTTCTGCATGGTTACCTGCAGTGAGGGCATCGAGAATTACGCCGATAACTGCGATCCGCCAGACAAAGGATATCGAAATAAAAGGAAAAGATGTTCGTACATCTAAAATGACCCGTAAGTTGTTTGGATTTGAAGCGGAACTAGGATTAAAAAATCTGAAAAGGAATAAACATCACTATCGCTCAACTGTCTTTTCTCTTGCGATCAGTGTAATCTTGTACCTTGCAGCTTCTTCCTTTTCGTTGTATATGGATAAGTCCTATAATATGGCACAAGCACCGCTACCATATGATCTGTCCGTATACGCAAGGGGAGCCGATTTGGAAAGGGTAAGGTCATTAACAAATGAATTGATGTCTGTCCAAAACGCAATAACAAAAGTGAAGACACAACTTCTTTATAATGATCTATACCTCAGCGAAAACGAGGTTACCACAGACATCTCCAGTCGCCATACTCTTAATCCAGATGGGAAATACAACATGTCTGCAAAGATTGTTTCTCTTGATGAGGCTTCTTTTGCAGCGTACCTGCAATCCGCGGGGATTGATGCAAAGAAATTGGAAGGTGACGAGATTTCCGCCATACTTGTCAATCAGATCACCTTGAAGGAAAAACATAATTTTACAGATATCACTCAACTAACAGCACAAGAGGGATCAGAAATACCTCTCACTTTGATTGAAGGAGCTAAAGTCCGAATTGCTTCTATCACGGATAAACGTCCACCTTTTATGCTACGCTACGAGGAAGATGTTTCTAGCGTGACATTTGTCGTTTCTGAACAAGACTTTGACAAGCTACGAGAACTAGGTAACGATATGCTGTCTGAACAAATTTTCAGCGAGGTTCAATTTACAACAGAGCAGTCTGCGGCATTGGAAAATGAAATAAACCCGATTATTAACAAATATCCAGATGTCCATGTCTATACGACCAATCTGATTGAGGAGCGTCAGGATGCAATGAATCGCGCCACAGTCATATCCGTATTCCTTTATGGGTTTGTGGTTCTCATCGGACTCATTTGTATGGCAAATATTATCAACACAATTTCGACAGGGATGGCCTTGAGAAAACGTGAGTTTGCGATGTTGGCTTCCGTTGGCATGACGCCAAAGGGTATGAAGAAAATGCTACGCTTCGAAGGATTCTTTTATGGAATGAAGTCGCTTATTTACGGATTGCCGATTAGTTTATGCGTGATGTTTTTCATCTACATGAGCCTTAGCCGGAATTTTGCATTTGCTTTTACGGTGCCTTGGGCGGATATTATAATTGCAGGAATAGGTGTGTTTTTCATTGTGGGTACATCAATCCTCTATGCGACTAGAAAACATAAAGAACAGAATATCGTTGAATCGCTGAAGAACGAAAATATCTAA
- a CDS encoding sensor histidine kinase KdpD, producing MLKNKEIQKLCMYSVVISIIGITILWIIDWKAGIVAIAMVFLLLSCFFLFTRKRYQDISKLAYYLASVYSGQPTMDIRDNVEGELSILKNDIYKVTLTLSEQSALLKKDKQYLADTLSNISHQLKTPLASMFVMADLLNNPSLPPDKRDEFLGKIINQLKRIEWLVTSLLKLSKIEVQSVIFKKEFVSVKKIINKALEPLLVPMELKNQELSFSCKEDLFVYGDENWTVEAILNVVKNGIEHTPVGGRIIISCEETALYTQIVIADSGKGISPEDAPHIFERFYKGKNAGADSIGIGLAMSKTILQSQNADVFMESQIGVGTTFKIKFYKQMI from the coding sequence ATGCTTAAAAACAAAGAAATACAGAAGTTATGTATGTATAGCGTGGTTATTTCCATCATTGGGATCACTATTCTTTGGATAATCGATTGGAAAGCGGGGATTGTGGCGATTGCCATGGTATTTCTGCTCCTTTCATGTTTTTTCCTGTTTACCCGCAAACGTTATCAGGATATCAGTAAGCTCGCTTATTATTTGGCTTCTGTATATTCAGGCCAACCCACGATGGATATTAGGGATAACGTTGAGGGTGAATTGAGCATTCTGAAAAATGATATTTATAAAGTTACATTAACGTTGTCCGAGCAGTCTGCTCTTCTGAAAAAGGACAAACAATACTTGGCAGATACTCTTTCGAACATCTCCCATCAACTAAAAACGCCACTTGCCTCCATGTTTGTCATGGCTGATTTATTAAACAACCCTAGTCTACCTCCTGATAAAAGGGATGAGTTCTTGGGCAAGATTATCAATCAGTTGAAGCGTATTGAATGGCTCGTGACTTCATTGCTCAAACTGTCCAAAATCGAAGTGCAGAGCGTTATTTTCAAGAAGGAATTCGTATCTGTCAAAAAAATAATAAACAAGGCATTAGAACCACTCCTTGTCCCCATGGAATTAAAAAATCAGGAGCTTTCTTTTTCCTGTAAAGAAGACCTTTTCGTGTATGGAGATGAAAACTGGACGGTAGAAGCCATTTTGAATGTAGTAAAAAACGGGATTGAGCATACGCCGGTCGGGGGACGTATTATTATTTCGTGTGAGGAAACAGCATTGTATACACAAATTGTCATTGCCGATAGTGGCAAGGGGATTAGCCCGGAAGATGCTCCACACATTTTTGAACGATTTTATAAAGGGAAGAATGCTGGAGCGGATAGTATTGGAATAGGGCTAGCCATGTCTAAAACAATCTTGCAAAGTCAAAACGCCGATGTGTTTATGGAAAGCCAGATTGGTGTAGGAACTACATTCAAAATCAAATTCTACAAGCAAATGATTTAG
- a CDS encoding response regulator transcription factor: MKVLVVEDDKTIADGLHYSLSSEGYEVVLCEGKQTAIETIKQQRFDIYLLDLTLPDGNGYEICEYVKENQDAPVIFLTACDDEINVVRGLDMGADDYITKPFRIRELISRMKSSLRHYQKEPNPTDKVKIGNVVVNTKLAKVYKGTEEVMLTALEYRLLLAFINSRGQVLSRNQLLEGIWDLDGNFINDNTLSVYIKRLREKLEDDSQNPKVIETVRGLGYRMSGNHA; this comes from the coding sequence TTGAAGGTTTTAGTAGTTGAAGATGACAAGACCATTGCAGATGGTTTGCACTATTCGCTTTCCAGTGAGGGTTATGAAGTAGTTCTTTGTGAAGGGAAACAAACTGCAATTGAAACAATCAAGCAACAACGTTTTGATATTTATTTATTGGATCTAACTTTGCCGGATGGTAATGGCTATGAGATTTGCGAATATGTAAAAGAAAATCAGGATGCACCTGTCATCTTCTTGACGGCATGTGATGATGAAATCAATGTGGTTCGGGGATTAGATATGGGAGCAGACGACTATATCACTAAGCCGTTTCGTATCCGGGAGCTGATTAGCCGAATGAAGTCATCCCTTAGGCACTACCAAAAAGAACCCAACCCGACTGACAAAGTGAAGATTGGAAATGTTGTCGTAAATACAAAACTGGCTAAAGTGTACAAAGGAACCGAGGAAGTGATGCTGACTGCTTTAGAATACCGTTTGCTGTTGGCATTCATAAATAGTAGAGGGCAAGTTCTGTCCAGAAATCAGTTGTTAGAGGGCATTTGGGATCTAGATGGTAACTTTATCAATGACAATACCCTTTCTGTCTACATTAAGCGGCTTCGCGAAAAGTTGGAAGATGATAGCCAGAATCCCAAAGTGATAGAAACCGTACGCGGACTTGGCTATCGAATGAGTGGAAATCATGCTTAA
- a CDS encoding isochorismatase family protein, giving the protein MNALLVIDVQNGIVSCGDYKEELFLMEQVIKDFKESNRPVIFIRHIDDAEESPLNRSSIGSEIHPSLKDYSDYLIEKQTPSSFFQTELTQTLEKLGVNHLFIIGFETEFCCMFTAIAAYDRGYKVTFIKDATGTTNTAESYSMQGLDIKQFVGTVLCWSSVIEVVNYAEYAEKYK; this is encoded by the coding sequence ATGAACGCACTCTTAGTGATTGATGTGCAAAACGGAATTGTGAGTTGTGGGGATTACAAAGAGGAACTTTTTTTGATGGAACAGGTGATCAAAGATTTTAAAGAGAGCAATCGTCCTGTCATTTTTATCAGACATATCGATGATGCAGAAGAAAGTCCACTGAATAGGAGCTCTATCGGTTCTGAAATACACCCTTCATTAAAAGACTATTCCGATTACTTGATCGAGAAGCAAACCCCTAGTTCCTTCTTCCAAACTGAGCTCACACAGACTCTAGAAAAGTTAGGGGTCAATCATCTTTTTATCATTGGTTTTGAGACGGAATTTTGTTGTATGTTTACGGCGATCGCTGCCTATGATCGCGGATATAAAGTAACGTTCATTAAGGACGCGACTGGTACAACCAATACTGCCGAATCATACAGCATGCAAGGATTAGACATTAAACAGTTTGTAGGAACCGTTCTCTGTTGGTCTAGTGTCATTGAAGTCGTAAACTACGCCGAGTACGCTGAAAAATACAAATGA
- a CDS encoding zinc-dependent alcohol dehydrogenase family protein — translation MYAQTVRYAQFGEPHEVLKIEQRLIEPLKQGEILVKMSARPINPSDVIPIRGAYKHRINLPAIPGYEGVGTVIDTGPFVPRSLIGKRVLPLRGEGTWQEYVKTTAELAIAVPDSIQDDIASRLYINPITAWVICNETLQLSSHQVLLVNAANSAIGRLFIQLSALFGFRVIAIVRNTRYTEELMQLGAWHVIDSSCVSTYDAIMSVTNGQGAHASIDSIGGPDGLELAKSTRAGGIFLSLGLLSGVQVDWSIISKELGVLPQLFLLRHWNQRVSVSTWHETFEKVIELVQNGKLLLEEPGEKFALHDVREAVKFAESRHRTGKILLV, via the coding sequence ATGTATGCACAAACAGTACGTTACGCTCAATTTGGCGAACCCCATGAAGTATTGAAGATTGAACAGCGGTTGATTGAGCCACTGAAGCAAGGTGAAATTTTGGTGAAAATGAGCGCACGTCCTATTAATCCTTCTGACGTCATCCCGATTCGTGGTGCGTACAAGCATCGTATCAACCTGCCCGCCATTCCTGGGTATGAGGGGGTTGGTACCGTTATTGATACAGGTCCTTTTGTTCCCCGCTCTCTTATCGGTAAACGTGTTCTGCCTTTGCGCGGTGAGGGTACGTGGCAAGAATACGTAAAAACGACAGCTGAGCTAGCCATTGCGGTTCCCGATTCAATCCAGGATGATATCGCCAGTCGGTTGTACATCAACCCTATCACTGCGTGGGTCATCTGCAATGAGACTCTTCAACTGTCTTCTCATCAGGTTTTGCTAGTCAATGCAGCCAACTCAGCCATTGGCCGCTTATTTATTCAGCTATCCGCTCTTTTCGGTTTTAGGGTGATCGCCATCGTCCGAAACACAAGATATACCGAGGAGTTGATGCAACTCGGGGCGTGGCATGTCATCGACAGCTCATGTGTGTCTACTTATGATGCCATCATGAGTGTAACGAACGGACAAGGTGCTCATGCGTCTATTGATTCCATTGGTGGCCCAGATGGTTTAGAGCTGGCGAAGTCTACACGTGCTGGTGGCATTTTCTTGTCGTTAGGCCTATTATCGGGAGTTCAAGTGGATTGGTCGATCATCTCGAAAGAGCTTGGCGTTCTCCCTCAACTGTTTTTATTGCGGCACTGGAATCAACGCGTATCCGTGTCTACCTGGCACGAAACGTTTGAGAAAGTCATCGAGCTCGTTCAGAATGGGAAGCTCCTTTTAGAAGAGCCAGGAGAGAAATTTGCTTTGCATGATGTTAGAGAAGCAGTGAAATTTGCGGAGAGCCGTCATCGTACGGGGAAAATCCTCTTGGTGTAA
- a CDS encoding CDGSH iron-sulfur domain-containing protein, with the protein MDQEKVTIKINDNGSIRVTGAVELLDGAGDQYEIGSSFSLCRCGQSEKKPFCDGTHKKVGFESAPRAKA; encoded by the coding sequence GTGGATCAAGAAAAAGTAACCATCAAGATTAACGACAATGGATCAATTCGTGTTACAGGAGCAGTTGAATTGCTGGATGGAGCAGGTGACCAGTATGAAATCGGTTCATCTTTTTCACTCTGTCGATGCGGTCAATCCGAGAAGAAACCGTTCTGTGATGGCACGCATAAAAAAGTAGGCTTTGAAAGTGCACCACGAGCAAAAGCATGA
- a CDS encoding YjjG family noncanonical pyrimidine nucleotidase: MRYQVILFDVDDTLLDFKTTEENALQKTFSQFGLATGSSDYGETYKEISKGLWEDLEKGSITLAELGVERFRRLFKAFQLDVDAEAFGSAYLESLGKEVHLIPGAVELCNSLEDCRLGIITNGFASVQTARIAASPLCNSFEHLIISEEVGYKKPDREIFEYAFSKLQWTEKANVLMVGDSLTSDIQGGAHYGIDTCWFNPMGKENQTSIQPTYEIRELSELQEIVRKGNVNL, translated from the coding sequence ATGCGCTATCAAGTCATATTATTCGATGTAGATGATACACTTCTCGACTTCAAAACGACAGAAGAAAATGCGCTTCAAAAGACGTTTTCCCAGTTTGGCCTCGCTACGGGATCGTCTGATTATGGAGAGACTTACAAAGAGATCAGTAAAGGATTGTGGGAGGATTTAGAAAAGGGAAGCATCACTCTAGCAGAGCTGGGCGTAGAGAGATTTCGAAGACTTTTCAAAGCTTTTCAGCTAGACGTCGATGCTGAGGCGTTCGGCAGCGCCTATCTCGAATCCTTGGGCAAAGAAGTGCATTTGATACCGGGAGCGGTTGAGTTGTGCAACAGTTTGGAGGATTGCCGCTTGGGGATCATTACGAATGGATTCGCCTCTGTGCAAACGGCAAGAATTGCCGCTTCACCGCTTTGTAACTCTTTTGAGCACTTGATTATTTCTGAAGAAGTCGGCTACAAAAAGCCGGATCGGGAAATTTTTGAATACGCGTTTTCCAAACTGCAATGGACGGAGAAGGCAAACGTATTGATGGTGGGAGATTCTTTGACCTCCGATATACAAGGGGGAGCCCATTACGGGATCGATACGTGCTGGTTCAATCCTATGGGCAAGGAAAATCAGACGAGCATTCAGCCAACGTACGAAATCAGAGAACTGAGCGAGCTTCAAGAAATTGTGCGGAAGGGTAACGTGAATTTGTAG
- a CDS encoding ABC transporter ATP-binding protein — translation MEILRVENLSKTYGDGETAVTALNDISFSVQKGEFVAIIGPSGSGKSTLLHILGGVDTPTSGKVIVDQTDIYAMDETALAIFRRRQIGLIYQFYNLIPVLTVEENITLPLLLDGREVNQEIFSGIVETLGLQQRLKHLPNQLSGGQQQRASIGRALISNPAIVLADEPTGNLDSKNSAEIVKLLKQLHKERHQTLIVITHDENIALQADRIIGIQDGRISRDEVIRR, via the coding sequence ATGGAGATTTTACGAGTAGAAAACCTGTCAAAGACGTACGGTGATGGCGAAACAGCTGTTACTGCACTGAACGATATCTCGTTTTCCGTACAAAAAGGGGAGTTTGTGGCGATCATTGGACCATCTGGTTCAGGTAAGTCTACCCTTCTGCATATTCTGGGGGGCGTTGATACGCCCACATCCGGTAAGGTGATTGTTGATCAGACTGATATATACGCGATGGATGAAACGGCACTGGCCATCTTCAGACGCAGACAGATTGGACTTATCTATCAATTCTACAATCTAATCCCTGTCCTTACTGTAGAGGAAAATATTACGTTACCATTACTATTGGACGGTAGAGAAGTAAATCAAGAAATCTTTTCCGGTATCGTAGAGACTCTAGGTCTTCAACAGCGATTAAAGCATCTGCCAAACCAGCTATCTGGAGGTCAGCAGCAGCGTGCGTCCATTGGCCGGGCCTTGATTAGCAATCCCGCCATTGTATTGGCTGACGAGCCTACGGGGAATCTAGACAGCAAAAACAGTGCTGAGATTGTGAAGCTCTTGAAACAATTACACAAAGAACGGCATCAAACCCTGATTGTGATTACACATGACGAAAACATTGCCTTGCAAGCGGACCGTATTATTGGCATTCAGGATGGCAGGATTTCTAGAGATGAGGTGATCCGGCGATGA
- a CDS encoding DUF3885 domain-containing protein translates to MALHKYLHHTFPALMLRPPLFYSWDIGIRFELGVNYDYHNVYENCPYLQGVYTRAITLYKTLHAPNDDIYIVVDVNDFGDGGAFKRKLNIFSKYVKNKSFLYKLQQHTIPYVFPEDDENEAYRTHRFALKCKTSDFAYVPMIKAICRQDMGLMPRIFHRVYFINTSKHTVFHIYDDRGCDLVATSPETIREIYESYSHWILDYDRAKIDQVFS, encoded by the coding sequence ATGGCGTTACACAAGTATTTACATCATACATTTCCAGCGTTAATGCTTAGACCACCTTTGTTTTATAGCTGGGATATTGGAATCCGTTTTGAGCTAGGTGTGAACTACGATTACCATAACGTTTATGAAAATTGCCCCTATTTACAGGGGGTTTATACGCGAGCGATTACTTTATATAAGACTTTACATGCACCTAACGATGACATCTATATCGTAGTGGATGTAAACGATTTTGGAGACGGTGGAGCTTTCAAGCGTAAATTGAACATCTTTTCCAAGTATGTGAAGAACAAATCATTTTTGTATAAGCTGCAACAACACACGATCCCTTATGTTTTTCCAGAAGACGATGAGAATGAAGCCTATCGAACGCATCGATTCGCCTTGAAGTGTAAGACATCGGACTTTGCATATGTTCCAATGATAAAAGCAATCTGCCGTCAAGATATGGGATTAATGCCACGTATTTTTCATCGGGTATATTTTATCAATACGAGTAAACATACCGTCTTTCACATTTATGACGATCGAGGCTGTGATTTAGTAGCAACTTCTCCTGAAACAATCAGAGAGATATATGAGAGCTATTCGCATTGGATATTAGACTATGACAGAGCCAAGATCGATCAGGTATTTTCGTAA
- a CDS encoding aldo/keto reductase family oxidoreductase translates to MRTIPLGTSKLEVPVIAIGCMRIGSLDKLQAEHFVQTALEEGANFFDHADIYGKGRCEQVFAEAIQMSPSVRERILLQSKCGIRPGMFDFSKEHILNAVDGILKRLKTEYLDVLLLHRPDTLVEPEEVAEAFDLLESTGKVRHFGVSNQNPMQIQLLNKYLKQPIVANQLQLSIMNATMISQGFNVNMENNSAVSRDGSVLDFCRLHDITIQPWSPFQYGFFEGSFLGNEKFPELNKKIDEMAARYEVSNTTIAIAWLLRHPANMQPVIGTTNIDRMKDCVKAAHIRLTREAWYDIYRSAGNVLP, encoded by the coding sequence ATGAGAACCATACCACTCGGCACGAGCAAATTAGAAGTACCAGTCATCGCAATTGGGTGCATGAGGATTGGGTCACTAGACAAGCTGCAAGCGGAGCACTTCGTACAAACAGCGCTTGAAGAAGGGGCGAACTTCTTCGATCATGCAGATATTTATGGAAAAGGCAGATGTGAGCAAGTATTTGCAGAAGCGATTCAGATGAGCCCTAGCGTTCGCGAGCGTATCCTTTTGCAATCGAAATGTGGCATTCGTCCCGGCATGTTCGACTTTTCCAAAGAGCATATTTTGAATGCAGTGGATGGCATTCTAAAACGACTAAAAACTGAATATTTGGATGTATTGCTGCTGCATCGCCCAGACACGCTTGTCGAGCCGGAAGAAGTAGCGGAAGCGTTCGATCTTTTGGAAAGCACGGGTAAAGTACGCCACTTTGGCGTCTCCAATCAAAATCCGATGCAGATCCAGCTGTTAAACAAATATTTGAAGCAACCAATCGTCGCTAACCAGTTGCAGCTCAGCATTATGAACGCGACGATGATCTCGCAAGGCTTCAACGTCAATATGGAGAACAATTCGGCTGTGAGCCGCGATGGCAGTGTACTCGACTTCTGTAGGCTGCATGATATTACGATTCAGCCTTGGTCGCCGTTCCAGTATGGATTTTTCGAAGGATCTTTCCTTGGGAACGAGAAATTTCCTGAGTTGAACAAAAAAATCGATGAAATGGCAGCTAGATATGAAGTGTCCAACACGACAATCGCCATCGCTTGGCTACTACGGCACCCGGCGAACATGCAACCTGTCATTGGCACGACGAATATCGACCGTATGAAAGATTGTGTGAAAGCAGCTCATATTCGGTTGACGCGAGAAGCGTGGTATGACATCTATCGCTCTGCCGGAAATGTGTTGCCATAG